From a single Alloactinosynnema sp. L-07 genomic region:
- a CDS encoding FadR/GntR family transcriptional regulator, translating into MNAPTVPVATDVDGAFLRPILGGNPYEETVERIVQAIKLGHFAAGDRLPPERDLAARLQVSRVTLRSAIRSLQQAGLIESRRGRTGGSFVIWRPDLQLGNALGLAREMGDALIDALRYRSALEPGAARLAATNSLDAAQREELWARAAEAREASLADYRLADVRFHLAIANAAGSTSLGAAVADVQLRLSDLLGAIPLLPVAVEHSNEQHDRILQAILAGNGKLAHDIMDEHISATATLLRGFLG; encoded by the coding sequence CGCACCGACTGTTCCAGTCGCGACCGATGTCGATGGCGCGTTCCTCCGGCCGATCCTTGGCGGCAATCCATACGAGGAGACGGTCGAGCGGATCGTCCAGGCGATCAAACTCGGCCACTTCGCCGCCGGAGACCGGTTGCCCCCCGAACGCGACCTCGCGGCGCGCTTGCAGGTCAGTCGGGTCACGCTGAGATCGGCTATCCGGTCGTTGCAGCAGGCGGGACTCATCGAATCCCGCCGCGGTCGCACCGGTGGAAGTTTCGTGATCTGGCGCCCAGACCTGCAGTTGGGCAACGCCCTGGGGCTCGCCCGCGAGATGGGTGACGCACTGATCGACGCCCTGCGTTATCGGTCCGCGCTAGAGCCGGGAGCGGCCAGGCTCGCGGCCACGAACTCACTCGACGCCGCACAACGAGAAGAGCTCTGGGCGCGGGCGGCGGAAGCGCGGGAGGCGTCGCTGGCGGACTACCGGCTCGCCGATGTCCGGTTCCATTTGGCCATCGCGAACGCCGCGGGATCCACCTCGCTCGGCGCGGCGGTCGCCGATGTCCAACTCAGGCTGAGCGATCTGCTCGGCGCCATTCCGTTGCTGCCAGTGGCGGTCGAACATTCCAACGAGCAACACGACCGGATACTTCAGGCGATCCTCGCGGGGAACGGCAAACTGGCGCACGACATCATGGATGAGCACATCAGCGCCACGGCCACCCTGCTCCGCGGGTTCCTGGGCTGA